A region of the Hydra vulgaris chromosome 12, alternate assembly HydraT2T_AEP genome:
gtcattttttaattcaataaataaaaaataaaaatattcttttataacagtaaaaaataacaatattttaattaatacatataatcatataataaattaaatgcaatatttattatataataaaaaaacatacttgATAATTCAAAACtacttacattttatatatcaacTGTAACTATATCAActgtaataatatattataaatcaacataaaactATATACACTAGCTGTATACACAACAAAAAGTCTCTTTACTCAACTTTTGTACTAAAATtaagcagttttttaaatatatatattttaaattgactttaaaATGCTGTTTCAAATATAAAGAATTGAGAccataactaataatatttggctttaaaataataatacttggCTATTTTTTCgtgtgaataaataaatattgataatattttcaatattttcaatattataatgttttttcGCCTTGCTTTTGACGGCTTTCAAATCAGCTTTGGTCACAGAATcattcattttataatttatatagtagcataacttttatttaacttttgtcCAACTTTGGAGGCAATTGTTTTTGAATACAAAATCTATGTTTTCATCAACCGAACATGTACCAACTCCTTTTAAGTATAAGCAAAAACgctttaaaccaataaaaaatggTACTTTATCTTCTGCCCTTGGTAATTGTGCACATCTAGCACTTGAAGATGGCATAACCCAAATATGAGTATCTGTACCTCCAACCAATTCTGACTGCTTTCcgaaaaagaaatcttttttaccaGAAAATATCTGATAGCTTATTTTCccattaaaaacaacaataagtGGTCGGTATAACCGAATTTTCTCTTTTAGTACTTTACTTCCTGCAATAAGTTCTTCTTTACACAAATCATTACTACCTTTAGTAGTtcttgaaaacatatttgtaaaCCCAATGTTATAATCTAATAACTTTTGGTCATCATTGGATGTAAACGGTTTATCTATAAGACCAGACAAATACAAACACTTCCAGAAATGATTACCTGGTCCTGTATAATATTTTCCAGAAAACGCAGCTGCAAGTCCAGGATTTATGCCAACAAATACAATATCAAGACCATTTCTCATATAATCAGGTAAACTCTTTTTCATAACATCATCTATACTTAAATCACCAAACCTACTTTTCTTTGAAAGATAATGGTTTGTTATTTTCAACTGCTTGTGTTTTTTCCCCTTGCTTTTGACGGCTTTCGAATCAGCTTTTGTCACAGAATcattcattttataattaataaaaattatattatcgTTTGATGTCTCCCGATTCTCGATATTAAAATTTGGTATAGAGacttaaatattgtaataaatattattaaaattcgtTATTATTACGCTTAGGGTTGCAAAATTTCTGGAAATTTTCAACTCggaaaattttggaaattttcaaaaaaagatgagttattttataattaatgggtaaaattttatgtcttaGTTAGGCAGTTGTTATAGacaattttatggtaaaatattgtgaagcagattatacaaattttagaaagccccctttaaaaaacactttttttggtattttttaaattttttttattataactatagtAGCAACTatgataatttgttttcaaaattttctaaaactgtTTTATCCTGTTATTTGCTATGCATATTGATGTTAATTGCCGTATTTATCAATATCTATTAAACTTACCGGTAAATTACtgaaaactgtaaaattatatataaaaagatttgatataaatatttgcagtattttacaattttttcttgatttaaagacCTTGTTTTCTTGATTTGAAGACCTtagtcccaaaaaaaaaaaaatttatataaaaaaatttcactcgAAGCAACCTTACTAGGAGACTTTTGActttataaatcaatatattaaaaataaggtagggggggggggaggggagaATCCGTAACTATGATATAATAACCGGAAATTTTCAACAATTACGCTTATAATAAATTGCTTTTTGTCAGCCTGATTTATATCACTGCGTAAAACTCAAAACGAGATAAAGCTTTTGGGTTATAACTGTTAGAAGTGTACCTAAACCTCGGTGGTAAGTACATGTCTCCATAGCGTGATGTTAGGTCCCGTAAACTGTTCCGCAAACTGTCCAGTACTAagttaacataattaatttgagcattaatattttaatttatgatataaataatattttaatttatgattatcATATGGTTTCGAATTTCGTGAAAAATGGTTTACAAAGACTTTTGATGTTCTAAATAGTCGTAGAATCTGACTTATGcaaaattttgatgttaaaatacTTACCGATTAATTCTACAGTTACTTTATATGAATCGTTGTTGGTTGAAAATATATGCAGTACATGTTTATTTCTACAGCCAATATTTAAATGAGCTGGTATTGGAAAATTACAAGCTAAATAAGTTTTAGCTTTACCATAAAATAGATATGTTTTCTTGTGAGGTCTCATGATGcactaaattaaattcaacaaCCATAATACTACTATTTAATTGGGTCGGCTATTaatcataattaaataatttaaaaaatcaccattaaaaaatctaaaaaaattttaaaatatatgtataatttttatatatcatatatagcTTAAGGTGGCTATATGGTAAATTATGGGTATGGAAAAAAGCTGAGAAaatgctgtttttgtttttaatgatttttatgcAAAATCATCATAAAAAAGTgtcatataattttaattttagcattttaaattttatcttgcAGAAATTTGcctttaaactaattttggtgTGTGAAAAGAGctagcaatcaaaaaaaaaaattattatataaccaCCTTAATTAATTGAGCCCCTGAGATGCATAATGGTATAAGTCACTCATATCTAGTTTTGAGATGCAGAGGCATTTAGTAGACATCATATCATAAATCATCaagctgtttttgtttttgtttttcatttttttttttttcatttagccgtaaaaatatttacaagttccgtgttttataatatatataaaaatggaaagaACGAGAAGAAGACAGATTTGCcttatcaccaagtcccttgttttttctagacatttatataaatacgttgtaactaaaattaaaaatgagaataaaaagcaaaatgtttcaaagaagtttatataaaatgcaaagTAGTTAAAGTctttcaaagttgtttttaataaaagtttaagaaGTAATTTATTCTCAATAACATGAAGATTAACATACGGTCAtgcaatactatatatattcaaatttcaaagttattcattaaagtaaaattttaataaatcattcaAGAAAACCAAAACtaacagcaaaaaaagaaaacatgaaaaatgaaaacattaagGTTAATTTATAATCagaagatattatatatatatatatatatatatatatatatatatatatatatatatatatatatatatatatatatataaatatataa
Encoded here:
- the LOC100206585 gene encoding G/T mismatch-specific thymine DNA glycosylase — translated: MNDSVTKADSKAVKSKGKKHKQLKITNHYLSKKSRFGDLSIDDVMKKSLPDYMRNGLDIVFVGINPGLAAAFSGKYYTGPGNHFWKCLYLSGLIDKPFTSNDDQKLLDYNIGFTNMFSRTTKGSNDLCKEELIAGSKVLKEKIRLYRPLIVVFNGKISYQIFSGKKDFFFGKQSELVGGTDTHIWVMPSSSARCAQLPRAEDKVPFFIGLKRFCLYLKGVGTCSVDENIDFVFKNNCLQSWTKVK